Proteins encoded together in one Chitinophaga sp. LS1 window:
- a CDS encoding TonB-dependent receptor, with product MSGMFRITLLLILFCFPIVLFAQYSGAITGRITTFDGQPIELVSVSIVELQKGTLTDNDGNYKIEDINPGTYTLRIQLLGAAQKEFSVAVTPGRPAVLDYQLSKENIQVLQEVRVIGNVNKFSRKESYYVSRLPLKNLENPQVYNVVPKELIVEQMSVDLGSISKNVPGAGIPMIANQGRVTFRQRGFETEPNARNGVAGAAFATLDPVNLERVEAIKGPSATLFGTNISSSYGGLYNRVTKKPFNGFGGEVSFTGGSWNYNRLTVDVNTPVNKEKTMLFRLNGATTFQKSFQDMGFTNNLSLAPSFSYQITDRLSLLLDVEFGQEKGTSVVRFNPYTGGGKTLSIADMKFPYKRLFLSNELAYQTQMMNIFAQINYKISDHWTSQTVVSRARSSINGYINALNGRTDSTLRASVISGYTTFIATDIQQNFIGDFRIGKFRNRMVVGLDYYSNSNSFDRTTVAGPTINFQHPGANYRLSKSKVDSLVAVATGTAIRNENNGDNSYAAYASDVFNITKNLMAMVSLRVDYYRAQGTHSIVYDTTAAGTNYHQTALSPKLGLVYEVLKDKVSVFGSYMNGFFHETGTDYAGNAFKPEEGNQLEGGVKVDVWQHKLVGTLSYYDIQVKNVIITDLEHDGYSKQNGTQRSKGLEAEITVNPVKGLNIVAGYAYNDSKYTKSDSATLGLRPALSGPPNMWNFWASYHISSGKLNGLGFGFGGNGGDMSYQTNTRTTKITIPSYVMLDASVFYERSKYRIGVKVDNLTSQKAWSVRLTPQPPTRVLGSFALKF from the coding sequence ATGTCAGGAATGTTTAGGATCACACTACTTCTTATACTATTTTGCTTTCCAATTGTACTATTTGCACAATATAGCGGCGCCATTACCGGCCGCATTACCACCTTCGATGGCCAACCAATTGAACTGGTTTCAGTTTCTATCGTTGAATTACAGAAAGGTACCCTTACTGACAACGATGGTAATTATAAAATAGAAGACATCAATCCTGGTACTTACACCCTAAGGATCCAGCTCCTTGGTGCTGCACAAAAAGAATTCAGTGTGGCAGTGACTCCCGGCCGGCCGGCTGTACTTGATTACCAGTTATCCAAAGAAAATATCCAGGTTTTACAGGAAGTGCGCGTAATCGGGAATGTCAATAAGTTCTCCAGGAAAGAAAGCTACTACGTAAGCCGTCTTCCCCTGAAGAACCTCGAGAACCCACAAGTTTACAACGTGGTGCCAAAGGAACTGATCGTAGAACAGATGTCCGTAGACCTGGGTAGCATATCCAAAAACGTACCCGGTGCGGGTATTCCCATGATTGCTAATCAGGGTCGTGTTACCTTCCGCCAGCGCGGTTTTGAAACAGAACCCAATGCGCGTAACGGTGTAGCTGGTGCAGCTTTCGCCACCCTGGATCCTGTGAACCTGGAAAGGGTAGAAGCTATCAAAGGCCCGTCTGCCACCCTGTTCGGTACCAATATCTCCAGCAGCTACGGTGGTTTGTACAACCGGGTTACCAAGAAGCCTTTCAACGGTTTTGGTGGTGAGGTTTCCTTTACCGGAGGTAGCTGGAACTACAACCGTCTAACCGTAGATGTCAATACACCCGTTAATAAAGAGAAAACAATGCTCTTCCGTCTGAATGGTGCTACTACCTTCCAGAAGAGTTTCCAGGATATGGGCTTTACTAATAACCTGAGCCTGGCGCCAAGTTTCTCTTACCAGATCACGGATCGTCTTTCCCTGCTGTTAGATGTGGAATTTGGGCAGGAAAAAGGTACTTCTGTAGTTCGGTTCAACCCTTACACAGGTGGCGGTAAAACGCTCTCTATTGCCGATATGAAGTTCCCTTACAAGCGACTCTTCCTGAGCAATGAACTGGCTTACCAGACACAGATGATGAACATCTTCGCCCAGATCAACTATAAGATCTCCGATCACTGGACCTCTCAAACCGTGGTATCCCGTGCCCGTTCTTCCATCAATGGGTATATCAATGCGCTGAATGGTCGTACGGATTCTACCCTGCGTGCCAGTGTGATTTCGGGTTATACTACCTTCATCGCTACTGATATTCAGCAGAATTTTATAGGTGATTTCCGCATCGGTAAATTCCGCAACCGTATGGTAGTGGGCTTAGACTATTATAGTAACAGCAACTCTTTTGACAGAACGACTGTGGCAGGACCCACTATTAATTTCCAGCATCCGGGTGCCAACTATCGCCTTAGTAAATCCAAAGTCGATTCATTAGTGGCAGTGGCTACCGGTACCGCTATCCGTAACGAAAACAATGGTGATAATAGCTATGCAGCATATGCTTCTGATGTGTTCAATATCACAAAGAACCTGATGGCCATGGTGAGTCTGCGTGTAGATTACTATCGTGCACAGGGTACGCATAGCATTGTATACGACACCACTGCTGCGGGTACCAATTATCACCAGACAGCCCTGTCACCAAAACTGGGTCTGGTGTATGAAGTGCTGAAAGATAAGGTGTCCGTATTTGGAAGCTATATGAATGGCTTCTTCCATGAAACCGGTACTGACTATGCGGGCAATGCATTCAAACCGGAAGAAGGTAACCAACTGGAAGGCGGTGTGAAAGTGGATGTATGGCAGCATAAACTGGTAGGTACTTTGAGCTACTACGATATCCAGGTGAAGAATGTGATCATTACCGATCTGGAGCATGATGGTTACAGCAAACAGAATGGTACACAACGTAGCAAGGGGCTGGAAGCTGAGATCACTGTAAACCCGGTTAAAGGGTTGAACATCGTGGCAGGTTATGCATATAACGATAGTAAATATACAAAGTCTGATAGTGCTACACTGGGTTTAAGACCAGCATTATCCGGTCCTCCTAATATGTGGAACTTCTGGGCGAGCTATCATATTTCCAGTGGTAAACTGAATGGGCTTGGATTTGGTTTTGGTGGTAATGGTGGCGATATGTCTTATCAGACAAACACACGCACTACCAAAATTACCATTCCTTCTTATGTGATGCTGGATGCATCAGTGTTTTATGAGAGATCTAAGTATCGTATTGGTGTGAAGGTAGATAACCTGACCAGCCAGAAAGCATGGTCTGTAAGGTTGACACCGCAACCACCGACAAGGGTGTTGGGTAGTTTCGCATTAAAATTCTAA
- the pepE gene encoding dipeptidase PepE encodes MKNVVLASTSTLYGEKYLQYLLPVMQELFAGIDEIIFIPYARPGGISHDEYTARASDGLATIGIHVKGLHTFADPAQAIREAKGFFTGGGNTFVLVKQLHELKLMNLLSDVVSKGTPYIGASAGSNIGGVNMQTTNDMPIVYPPSFHTMGLMPYNLNPHYQEPTPGVPHMGETRETRILEFHTQQSIPVIGLREGSWIRIKGNEIRLEGSMPAKIFEQGKSPYELSAGSDIKI; translated from the coding sequence ATGAAAAACGTTGTACTTGCCAGTACTTCTACCCTTTACGGTGAAAAATACCTTCAGTACCTCCTCCCGGTCATGCAGGAACTCTTTGCCGGTATCGATGAAATCATCTTCATTCCTTACGCCCGTCCAGGTGGCATCTCGCACGATGAATACACTGCCCGGGCTAGCGATGGCCTCGCCACTATCGGCATCCATGTAAAGGGGCTTCATACTTTCGCAGATCCTGCACAGGCTATCCGCGAAGCCAAAGGCTTCTTCACAGGTGGCGGCAATACCTTCGTCCTGGTAAAACAACTGCATGAGCTCAAATTAATGAACCTGCTCAGCGATGTTGTCTCCAAAGGCACACCTTATATCGGCGCAAGTGCCGGCAGCAATATCGGTGGTGTGAATATGCAAACGACGAACGATATGCCGATTGTATATCCGCCCAGTTTCCATACCATGGGTTTAATGCCGTACAATTTAAACCCGCACTACCAGGAACCAACTCCCGGTGTTCCTCACATGGGTGAAACCAGAGAAACCCGTATACTCGAATTTCATACCCAGCAATCTATTCCAGTGATCGGTCTGCGCGAAGGCAGTTGGATACGTATCAAAGGAAATGAAATCCGCCTTGAAGGCTCCATGCCTGCAAAAATATTCGAACAGGGTAAATCACCTTACGAATTATCAGCAGGCAGTGACATTAAAATCTAA
- a CDS encoding SusC/RagA family TonB-linked outer membrane protein: protein MQRSFIVCTVLFLLCAFGAIAQEKKTVSGSVQDEKGNPLVGVSVQEKGTSNGASTGDGGKFSLKVAPGATLIFSYIGYLKQEVAASAASSVQMAPDQTGLNEVVVTAMGIKREARALGYAVSTVSSKELTKTGSTNFASALYGKAAGVKIVSAPGGAGSAVSIQVRGVSSYGMNTQPLYVVDGIPIRNFNTLTSQSWGTTNSRIDGNGALDINPEDIESLTILKGASASALYGSEATNGVVVITTKKGSKSRGLGVDINYTYNLENIANSPDYQNEYGPGYDAQTNVGNGIADYEGWVTDSDGSTHPYYRSYAQFGPKFDNSSVKYWDGSTRTYKANKNNYKEFYQQGYNSNVNIALSNASENGNYRMSYTRTDYKSIMPGSNLNKNNFNFNGTLKLNKKVSVDLVSTYNNNFTHNRAYAMSNIFGSYGGFFSRMDDMGTYYNKYKTSNGYKYVTYNNSNYDQDEKLAYNIRATNLLDYLYTNLRNSYDETQNRFINSITLNVSLLDNLKFRGRIGGDYTGWSAADKEHNTQPASVGYTGAYSLETRNNNVTYGDVLLTYNPKINKDFDLSATGGASGRKQTYTYQKTSTADGLVNENWFSLSNSASTVTASSARATQLDVAAFGMLNLSYRSFLYLEATGRYEGTSTLPSDVNSYFYPSVNAGFVFSDVVKMPSWMNYGKLRASYGLVGNHPAIYAANVAYNQYSLAYDGATILYQQPNASGFGNENIVSEQKREAEIGLETRFLDGKIGLDLSYYNNKVNKQILTASTAPSSGATSALVNAGSISNYGVEAAISATPIETKNFRWSTRFNFAINRNKLTELGSGLTSLTNDVEGGGYLILRSEIGDALGNIYVHPMTSDASGNKVVSDDGYYTVDANSYKYVGNIMPKVVGGFSNTISYKDFTLDFTLDYRFGGKLVSIPTYYQVGAGMFKSTLKYRDAAHGGISYVANDDATADYTASESGERHDGLILNGVTSTGATNTKVITAAAYYENTYNWRTDGDYSAAVYNNSYIKVREVAFSYSMPKKVTQRLHVQQLQVSLIGRNLFYLYKSLPYGLDPEVAVGSSWVNQGVDNGTAGPTRSLGASLRARF, encoded by the coding sequence ATGCAAAGATCGTTTATTGTATGTACGGTCCTGTTTCTGCTATGCGCTTTCGGAGCCATTGCACAGGAAAAGAAAACAGTTTCGGGGTCTGTACAGGATGAAAAAGGCAACCCACTTGTGGGTGTAAGCGTGCAGGAAAAGGGTACCAGCAATGGTGCAAGTACCGGCGACGGCGGAAAGTTTTCATTGAAAGTCGCTCCCGGCGCTACATTGATCTTCTCGTACATTGGTTATCTGAAGCAGGAAGTAGCTGCATCTGCAGCATCTTCTGTACAAATGGCACCCGATCAGACAGGCCTCAATGAAGTAGTGGTTACCGCTATGGGTATTAAAAGAGAAGCACGTGCACTCGGTTATGCTGTAAGCACCGTCAGTTCGAAAGAACTTACCAAGACGGGATCGACCAACTTTGCTTCTGCACTTTATGGTAAAGCAGCCGGTGTGAAGATCGTATCTGCTCCCGGTGGTGCTGGTAGTGCAGTATCCATACAGGTAAGAGGTGTCTCTTCCTATGGGATGAATACACAACCTTTGTATGTAGTAGATGGTATCCCTATCCGTAACTTCAACACGCTGACTTCCCAGTCATGGGGTACGACCAACAGTCGTATTGATGGAAACGGTGCACTTGACATCAACCCGGAAGATATCGAAAGTCTTACGATATTGAAAGGCGCTAGTGCATCTGCTCTCTACGGTTCTGAAGCCACCAACGGTGTTGTGGTAATTACCACCAAAAAAGGTAGCAAAAGCAGGGGCCTTGGTGTAGATATCAATTACACCTATAACCTTGAGAACATTGCGAACAGTCCTGACTACCAGAACGAATATGGTCCGGGCTACGATGCGCAGACCAACGTAGGGAATGGTATTGCTGACTACGAAGGCTGGGTGACCGATTCGGATGGTTCTACGCATCCTTACTATCGTTCTTACGCACAGTTTGGTCCTAAGTTCGACAACAGCTCAGTGAAGTACTGGGATGGTTCTACCCGTACCTATAAGGCCAACAAAAATAACTACAAAGAATTTTATCAGCAGGGTTATAACTCTAACGTGAATATAGCATTGTCAAATGCCAGCGAGAATGGTAATTATCGTATGTCTTATACCCGTACCGATTATAAAAGTATTATGCCAGGTAGCAACCTGAATAAAAACAACTTTAACTTTAACGGTACACTCAAGCTGAATAAAAAAGTGTCAGTGGATCTCGTATCTACCTACAACAATAATTTTACCCATAACCGGGCCTATGCGATGAGTAACATTTTCGGTTCATATGGCGGTTTCTTCAGCCGTATGGATGATATGGGTACGTATTACAACAAGTACAAAACATCTAACGGGTATAAATATGTAACGTACAACAACAGTAACTATGATCAGGATGAGAAGTTAGCTTACAACATACGTGCTACCAACCTGCTGGACTACCTGTATACCAATCTGCGTAACAGTTATGATGAAACACAAAATCGCTTCATCAACAGTATCACGCTGAATGTAAGCCTGCTGGACAACCTGAAATTCCGCGGTCGCATCGGTGGTGACTATACCGGCTGGAGCGCTGCTGATAAAGAACATAATACACAGCCGGCATCGGTGGGTTATACAGGGGCATATTCTTTGGAAACACGTAATAACAACGTGACATATGGTGATGTCCTGTTGACGTATAATCCTAAAATTAATAAAGACTTTGACCTCTCTGCCACAGGTGGTGCTTCCGGTAGAAAACAGACTTATACTTACCAGAAAACTTCGACAGCAGATGGTCTGGTAAATGAGAACTGGTTCAGCCTGAGCAACTCTGCCAGCACTGTTACTGCTTCTTCCGCAAGAGCCACGCAGTTGGATGTGGCGGCTTTCGGTATGCTTAACCTGAGCTATAGGAGTTTCCTTTATTTAGAAGCTACCGGTCGCTATGAAGGTACTTCTACATTGCCATCCGATGTAAACTCTTATTTTTATCCCTCCGTGAATGCAGGTTTTGTATTTTCTGATGTGGTTAAAATGCCTTCCTGGATGAACTATGGAAAGTTGAGGGCATCTTATGGACTGGTGGGTAACCATCCTGCTATTTATGCTGCGAATGTGGCTTACAACCAATACTCACTGGCATACGATGGTGCGACTATTCTTTATCAGCAGCCTAATGCTTCCGGGTTTGGTAATGAAAATATCGTATCCGAACAGAAACGTGAGGCGGAAATCGGCCTGGAAACCAGGTTCCTTGATGGTAAAATCGGCCTGGACCTGAGTTATTACAATAACAAGGTCAATAAACAAATACTTACGGCAAGTACAGCTCCTTCCAGTGGTGCCACATCAGCACTGGTAAATGCAGGTAGTATTTCCAACTACGGTGTGGAAGCTGCCATCAGTGCCACTCCAATAGAAACAAAGAATTTCCGCTGGAGTACCCGTTTCAACTTCGCAATCAACAGGAACAAGCTGACTGAATTGGGTAGTGGTCTTACCAGTCTTACGAATGATGTTGAAGGTGGTGGTTACCTGATCCTGCGCTCTGAAATAGGCGATGCGCTGGGTAATATTTATGTGCACCCGATGACGTCTGATGCCAGTGGTAACAAAGTGGTAAGTGATGATGGTTACTACACCGTAGATGCCAATTCTTACAAATACGTTGGTAACATTATGCCAAAGGTAGTGGGTGGTTTCTCAAACACTATCAGCTATAAAGATTTTACATTAGACTTCACACTCGATTACCGCTTTGGTGGCAAGCTGGTATCTATCCCTACTTACTACCAGGTCGGCGCAGGTATGTTTAAGAGCACCCTGAAGTACAGAGATGCAGCACATGGTGGTATCAGTTATGTTGCGAATGATGATGCAACTGCTGATTACACTGCCAGCGAAAGTGGTGAACGTCATGATGGTTTGATCCTGAATGGGGTAACCTCTACCGGTGCTACCAACACCAAGGTAATTACTGCGGCCGCGTATTACGAGAATACATACAACTGGCGTACAGATGGTGATTATTCTGCTGCAGTATATAATAATAGTTATATCAAAGTTCGTGAAGTAGCATTTTCCTACAGCATGCCTAAAAAAGTCACACAGCGTCTGCATGTACAACAATTACAGGTGTCACTGATAGGTCGCAACCTGTTTTACCTGTACAAGTCGCTGCCTTATGGTTTAGATCCTGAAGTGGCAGTAGGTTCCAGCTGGGTGAACCAGGGGGTTGACAACGGTACTGCCGGTCCTACCCGTAGTCTCGGTGCCAGCTTACGTGCGCGCTTCTAA
- a CDS encoding SusD/RagB family nutrient-binding outer membrane lipoprotein codes for MKRLFINIAFLTLLAGTFSSCKKQLEENYANPELTTTGSMGKLLSGMFLNKRIHPSYWDGYTFIMPYTAGYAQTAAIDPTAQMYIPSTTYTENRWVDFYDGATGTDYNYSGPGIMSNYREMQAAYNELSSSQQELQQVFLKCAEVIVYDQASQMIDLWGDIPFSEANSLNSTKSLSYAAFDDAASLYDTMITNLKVLNTYFDTASLTTAITTELAKQDLMFSGDLTKWQRYANSLRLRLLMRISNYDESTAKSEVTTMLADAGTYPMISANDYNAVVWMSPSALKSDLYDVFSGYPYAPAYLLDTLMVANGDPRTDVFWDADGTNGFKGFPSTGTSTEYEAGGYATYDSATFFYNYNIPAVLMTAAEVSFLKAEADERWSLGTAQTDYETGITQSTAFYYSINSKMVLKSGDWTALTAPTTATISTYLLQSDIAYSGTTTEKLAKIYTQKWMNFFILQSGQAWAEYRRTGYPVLSFATSTSSSGSTPPTRLLYPSSEQLYNSANYSAVSGKDTRDTKIFWDVN; via the coding sequence ATGAAACGTCTATTCATCAATATTGCTTTCCTTACATTACTTGCGGGTACTTTCAGTTCCTGTAAGAAACAGTTGGAAGAGAATTACGCGAACCCGGAGTTGACCACCACCGGCTCCATGGGTAAATTGCTTTCGGGTATGTTCTTAAACAAAAGGATCCATCCTTCTTACTGGGACGGGTATACCTTTATTATGCCTTATACGGCCGGGTATGCACAGACTGCGGCTATTGATCCCACTGCCCAGATGTATATTCCATCTACGACATACACTGAAAACCGTTGGGTAGATTTTTACGATGGTGCTACCGGTACTGATTACAACTATTCCGGTCCCGGTATCATGAGCAATTATCGTGAAATGCAGGCTGCTTATAATGAATTGTCTTCCTCACAACAGGAATTACAACAGGTATTCCTGAAGTGTGCAGAGGTGATCGTTTATGACCAGGCGTCACAGATGATAGACCTTTGGGGAGATATACCTTTTTCAGAGGCCAATTCCCTGAACTCAACAAAGTCGCTCAGTTATGCAGCATTCGATGATGCCGCCAGCCTGTACGACACGATGATTACAAACCTGAAAGTGCTCAATACATACTTTGATACCGCTTCCCTTACTACTGCCATTACGACAGAATTGGCAAAACAGGACCTTATGTTTTCCGGGGATCTAACCAAATGGCAGCGTTATGCAAATTCATTGCGCCTGCGTTTGCTGATGAGGATATCCAATTATGATGAGTCGACTGCAAAATCAGAAGTCACTACCATGCTGGCAGATGCAGGTACATATCCAATGATTTCTGCCAATGATTACAATGCGGTGGTCTGGATGAGCCCAAGTGCTTTAAAGAGTGATTTATATGATGTGTTCAGCGGTTACCCATACGCACCTGCTTACCTGCTGGATACGCTGATGGTCGCAAATGGTGATCCGCGTACAGATGTGTTCTGGGATGCAGATGGTACGAATGGTTTCAAAGGATTCCCATCCACTGGTACATCTACAGAATACGAAGCAGGTGGCTATGCTACATATGATTCTGCAACTTTCTTTTACAACTATAATATTCCGGCCGTGCTGATGACCGCTGCAGAAGTGAGCTTCCTGAAAGCAGAAGCAGATGAAAGATGGAGTCTCGGAACAGCGCAGACTGACTATGAAACTGGTATTACTCAGTCTACCGCTTTCTATTATAGTATCAATAGCAAAATGGTGCTGAAGAGTGGTGACTGGACTGCGCTGACTGCACCTACAACTGCTACCATCAGTACTTACCTGCTGCAGAGCGATATTGCCTACAGCGGTACCACTACAGAAAAGCTGGCCAAGATCTACACGCAGAAATGGATGAACTTCTTTATTCTGCAATCGGGCCAGGCATGGGCAGAGTACAGAAGAACCGGTTATCCGGTGCTGAGCTTTGCTACATCCACTTCTTCCAGTGGTAGTACACCTCCAACCCGCCTACTTTATCCGTCTTCGGAACAACTGTATAACAGTGCTAACTATTCTGCGGTATCTGGTAAAGATACCAGGGATACGAAGATCTTCTGGGATGTTAATTAG